A single Symbiobacterium thermophilum IAM 14863 DNA region contains:
- a CDS encoding ABC transporter permease yields the protein MEMIGQGILAALRMLVSGDAELVRVTLLTIRVAGTATLLSILVGIPLGCFLALARFPGREFMISIVNAGMGTPPVVAGLVVSLLLWRSGPFGYLRLMYTPTAMIIAQFLIALPLVTGYALAGIGQLNPKLHDQILALGASRWQLYWLLIREARLPLLAAVIGGFGGVISEVGASTMVGGNILGRTRVLTTATVMEVSKGNFDIAIALSIILMLLIWLVTYALTLLQQRGRPH from the coding sequence TTGGAAATGATCGGACAGGGCATCTTGGCCGCGCTGCGGATGCTCGTGTCCGGCGATGCGGAACTCGTGCGGGTTACGCTGCTGACGATCAGGGTCGCCGGTACGGCGACCCTGCTCAGCATCCTGGTGGGGATCCCGCTGGGCTGCTTTCTCGCACTGGCCCGCTTCCCGGGGCGCGAGTTCATGATCAGCATCGTTAACGCCGGCATGGGCACGCCGCCGGTCGTCGCCGGACTCGTCGTGTCGCTCCTGCTCTGGCGCTCGGGCCCCTTCGGTTACCTCAGGCTGATGTACACCCCCACGGCAATGATCATCGCGCAGTTCCTCATCGCCCTGCCCCTGGTCACGGGCTACGCGCTGGCGGGCATCGGCCAGCTGAACCCGAAGCTGCACGACCAGATCCTCGCCCTCGGGGCGTCCCGCTGGCAGCTCTACTGGCTCCTCATCCGCGAGGCCCGGCTGCCGCTGCTGGCCGCGGTCATCGGCGGCTTCGGCGGCGTGATCTCCGAAGTGGGCGCCTCGACGATGGTGGGCGGCAACATCCTGGGCCGGACGCGCGTACTGACCACCGCCACGGTCATGGAGGTCAGCAAGGGCAACTTCGACATCGCCATCGCGCTGTCGATCATCC
- a CDS encoding substrate-binding domain-containing protein, with amino-acid sequence MKRLHRFMVLAAIMALVVGCSSAGQQPSTEPQPTQQEQQAEQPSTQPETPAEPEKPATPENPELILATTTSTVDTGLLDVLVPMFEEKTGYVVKTVSVGTGQALKLGENGEADVLLVHAPESEKPLEEAGVVINRQLVMHNDFIIIGPPEDPAGVKGTTKAAEALKKIAEAGSLFISRGDESGTHKKELALWNEAGIDPRGNAWYQETGQGMGATINVANEKLGYTLTDRGTYLAQKKNIELEIVLEGDSPLLNIYHVMQVNPEKWPLVNAEGAKAFVEFMVDPEVQEIIRTYGVDKYGEPLFFPDAGKSVEELGG; translated from the coding sequence ATGAAACGCTTGCATCGCTTCATGGTCCTCGCAGCCATTATGGCCCTTGTGGTCGGCTGTTCCTCCGCCGGACAGCAGCCGAGCACCGAACCGCAGCCGACCCAGCAGGAGCAACAGGCAGAGCAGCCGTCGACGCAGCCCGAGACGCCGGCCGAACCGGAAAAGCCGGCCACCCCCGAGAACCCCGAGCTGATCCTGGCAACCACCACCTCCACCGTGGACACCGGCCTGCTGGACGTGCTGGTTCCGATGTTCGAGGAGAAGACGGGGTACGTCGTAAAGACCGTCTCCGTCGGCACGGGCCAGGCGCTGAAGCTGGGTGAGAACGGCGAGGCGGATGTGCTGCTTGTGCACGCGCCGGAGTCCGAGAAGCCGCTGGAGGAGGCCGGCGTGGTCATCAACCGGCAGCTGGTCATGCACAATGACTTCATCATCATCGGCCCGCCCGAGGACCCCGCCGGCGTGAAGGGAACCACGAAGGCGGCCGAGGCCCTGAAGAAGATCGCCGAGGCCGGCTCCCTCTTCATCTCCCGCGGCGACGAATCGGGCACCCACAAGAAGGAGCTGGCCCTGTGGAACGAAGCCGGCATCGACCCCAGGGGGAACGCGTGGTACCAGGAGACCGGCCAGGGCATGGGCGCCACCATCAACGTCGCCAACGAGAAGCTGGGCTACACCCTGACCGACCGGGGCACCTACCTCGCCCAGAAGAAGAACATCGAGCTGGAGATCGTCCTCGAAGGCGACTCCCCACTGCTCAACATCTACCACGTGATGCAGGTCAACCCCGAGAAGTGGCCGCTGGTCAACGCCGAAGGTGCGAAGGCCTTCGTGGAGTTCATGGTGGATCCGGAAGTCCAGGAGATCATCCGGACCTACGGCGTGGACAAGTACGGCGAGCCGCTCTTCTTCCCGGACGCGGGCAAGTCTGTGGAGGAGCTCGGCGGATAG